A part of Antechinus flavipes isolate AdamAnt ecotype Samford, QLD, Australia chromosome 6, AdamAnt_v2, whole genome shotgun sequence genomic DNA contains:
- the CBR4 gene encoding 3-oxoacyl-[acyl-carrier-protein] reductase isoform X3, translating into MDKIGIVFGGSRGIGKAVAQLMAQKGYRLAIASRNLEAARAAAGDLEGNHLGLCCDVSKEQDVQNAFEEVEKNLGRVKFLVNAAGISRDALLLRTKTEDMVSQLNTNLLGSMLTCKAALKHMIQQQGGSIVNIGFIYTDMTKDMKEEQLKKNIPLGRFGEPKDVAHAVVFLLETPYITGHVLVVDGGLQLAL; encoded by the exons ATGGATAAGATCGGTATCGTGTTTGGTGGCTCTCGGGGCATCGGCAAGGCTGTGGCCCAGTTAATGGCCCAAAAGGGCTACCGGCTGGCGATTGCGAGCAGGAACCTGGAGGCCGCGAGAGCCGCGGCCGGGGACCTCGAGG GAAATCATTTGGGACTTTGCTGTGATGTTTCTAAAGAGCAAGATGTTCAAAATGCATTTGAAGAGGTGGAGAAAAATTTAGGTCGTGTTAAGTTTTTGGTAAATGCAGCTGGCATAAGCAg GGATGCCTTGCTACTAAGAACAAAAACTGAAGACATGGTGTCCCAGCTAAACACTAACCTCTTGGGATCCATGCTGACATGTAAAGCTGCTTTGAAACATATGATTCAACAGCAAGGAGGTTCTATTGTTAATATAG gatttATCTATACAGATATGACAAAAGATATGAAAGaagaacaattaaagaaaaatattcctcTTGGGAGGTTTGGAGAGCCTAAAGATGTGGCACAtgctgttgtttttcttctagAAACTCCATATATTACAGGGCATGTTCTGGTTGTAGATGGTGGATTACAGCTTGCTTTGTAA
- the CBR4 gene encoding 3-oxoacyl-[acyl-carrier-protein] reductase isoform X1 translates to MDKIGIVFGGSRGIGKAVAQLMAQKGYRLAIASRNLEAARAAAGDLEGNHLGLCCDVSKEQDVQNAFEEVEKNLGRVKFLVNAAGISRDALLLRTKTEDMVSQLNTNLLGSMLTCKAALKHMIQQQGGSIVNIGSIVGLKGNPGQCVYSASKGGLVGFSRSLAKEVARKKIRVNVVAPGFIYTDMTKDMKEEQLKKNIPLGRFGEPKDVAHAVVFLLETPYITGHVLVVDGGLQLAL, encoded by the exons ATGGATAAGATCGGTATCGTGTTTGGTGGCTCTCGGGGCATCGGCAAGGCTGTGGCCCAGTTAATGGCCCAAAAGGGCTACCGGCTGGCGATTGCGAGCAGGAACCTGGAGGCCGCGAGAGCCGCGGCCGGGGACCTCGAGG GAAATCATTTGGGACTTTGCTGTGATGTTTCTAAAGAGCAAGATGTTCAAAATGCATTTGAAGAGGTGGAGAAAAATTTAGGTCGTGTTAAGTTTTTGGTAAATGCAGCTGGCATAAGCAg GGATGCCTTGCTACTAAGAACAAAAACTGAAGACATGGTGTCCCAGCTAAACACTAACCTCTTGGGATCCATGCTGACATGTAAAGCTGCTTTGAAACATATGATTCAACAGCAAGGAGGTTCTATTGTTAATATAG GTAGTATTGTAGGTTTAAAAGGAAATCCTGGCCAATGTGTTTATAGTGCTAGCAAAGGAGGATTAGTTGGTTTCTCCCGTTCTCTTGCTAAAGAAGTAGCAAGAAAGAAAATTCGAGTGAATGTCGTTGCCCCAG gatttATCTATACAGATATGACAAAAGATATGAAAGaagaacaattaaagaaaaatattcctcTTGGGAGGTTTGGAGAGCCTAAAGATGTGGCACAtgctgttgtttttcttctagAAACTCCATATATTACAGGGCATGTTCTGGTTGTAGATGGTGGATTACAGCTTGCTTTGTAA
- the CBR4 gene encoding 3-oxoacyl-[acyl-carrier-protein] reductase isoform X2, whose product MDKIGIVFGGSRGIGKAVAQLMAQKGYRLAIASRNLEAARAAAGDLEGNHLGLCCDVSKEQDVQNAFEEVEKNLGRVKFLVNAAGISRDALLLRTKTEDMVSQLNTNLLGSMLTCKAALKHMIQQQGGSIVNIGSIVGLKGNPGQCVYSASKGGLVGFSRSLAKEVARKKIRVNVVAPDHSCDLEDHLGQIMQPAYCYLDLSIQI is encoded by the exons ATGGATAAGATCGGTATCGTGTTTGGTGGCTCTCGGGGCATCGGCAAGGCTGTGGCCCAGTTAATGGCCCAAAAGGGCTACCGGCTGGCGATTGCGAGCAGGAACCTGGAGGCCGCGAGAGCCGCGGCCGGGGACCTCGAGG GAAATCATTTGGGACTTTGCTGTGATGTTTCTAAAGAGCAAGATGTTCAAAATGCATTTGAAGAGGTGGAGAAAAATTTAGGTCGTGTTAAGTTTTTGGTAAATGCAGCTGGCATAAGCAg GGATGCCTTGCTACTAAGAACAAAAACTGAAGACATGGTGTCCCAGCTAAACACTAACCTCTTGGGATCCATGCTGACATGTAAAGCTGCTTTGAAACATATGATTCAACAGCAAGGAGGTTCTATTGTTAATATAG GTAGTATTGTAGGTTTAAAAGGAAATCCTGGCCAATGTGTTTATAGTGCTAGCAAAGGAGGATTAGTTGGTTTCTCCCGTTCTCTTGCTAAAGAAGTAGCAAGAAAGAAAATTCGAGTGAATGTCGTTGCCCCAG ATCACAGCTGTGATTTAGAGGATCATCTGGGACAGATAATGCAACCTGCCTATTGTTACTTG gatttATCTATACAGATATGA